Genomic window (Tribolium castaneum strain GA2 chromosome 2, icTriCast1.1, whole genome shotgun sequence):
aataaacaaatacgataAATGCAACAGAGAACCGAAATACatagaaaaatacataaaaaattgagaacaACTTGTGAGCAATGTCACAAGGCTCTTAgcaaacataataaaaaaaaacaatacctACATACGTGAACAGTCAAGTAgcaattttcttcttttttttaactgagttccggtttttaaagtatgtgtaaatatgtttgattttgatagtaatcacttatcaaaaaaaaaaaaataataataagtgtAGTACTTTTGAACCCAAGCAaatgatattttaatattttttagtctTAGCACGTTGTTTGATcagaaacacaattattttaaggaATTTCGTTCTAAATGAGCCGAAAACTTCAGATGACTCTGACAAAACCACGTTTTTTGAGCGCGCAATTAtgtatttcgcaaaatttttcataaattagcCGGAATGTCACAAAAAGCACATTATTGTGCCTTTTCGTGTGCTGTAGCACATTCCCTGTTGGAAACATGTTTcgccaaaaattaattgaaagatttcaaaattatttaaaacaatggGTATCAAATGcagttttacgaaattttgcatattatttttttgtgtttttattaaaagacgcaattattcaataaaatttcgtcaaaaattacgcaaaaaattttcaaattgagTCGAAAAAggtgttatttttgcctttccCTGTgcttaaaaactcattttaaacaaTCACAAAACAGATCTAAAAATGACATCATTTCATTGCTATTTTTGGAAGGTTTTTCGCCTCAAAATTGGGTCCAAAATGTTGTTAGGTTTGCTTTTTTACGGTGCTGATGTTCATTTTTCAGTCAGATAATTGATTATTTTAGGAAATTCAATCAAAAAATTCCACAAAAACATTAACTTGGAATTGATAAATAGTAATGTTTTGCATTATTCGAGTGCTGAAACACgaatttgaagtaaaaaaaactcaattttttcgtgAGAATGTAACAAGCTGAAAAAAGATGTGTGACGTCCtgaatatttcatttttaagtaGCTTTATAAtagtttgaaataaaaattattgcagatGTTTGGTCGACCCCATGCGACCCAAACAACCGGAAGACATCAGCAAACCCCTCCAGAATTCCTTCATCCACACAGGTCACGGTTCAGCCTTTGGCGAATCGTGGGGCAGTCCGTCCTATATTGACGACATGTACCTGAGAAATCCCATGGAGCCCCCCGACGTCCTCGGTTTGCACCGTGAAGCCAAACCTTCTCCACAGCTATGTGATAGAACCAAAAGTATCAAAAACAGTACGCCACAATCACCCATAATTTACCccaaattgaccgattttttttagcaaatagtctCAAACAAAAGCCAAGtgataaacaattcaattATCGGAAACTAACGAACGAATCTAGCATTAAAATGAAACCTCAAAGGCCCCCACAGccaaaattagagaaaaatcGGGAAGGTGTTTTGATTGATTTGTCACCAGAGATGGGTTTGTCCAAACAGAGCAATGTTGGCAGTGCTGATTCGCGAAGTGTCTCAATCTTGGATGAGCCAATAGACGTGATGCAAGAGTATGAGTACCCACCATCAAATGCCCCACCACCGTACCAGCAGCCCCCCTCATACTACAACACTAAAATGCTCGAACAATTGACCGATGACCCGTTCGATACTTCTCGGGTCTACTCCCCGGAACCCCGGCAGCCCTACTCTGAAATACCCACAACATACTCAAATAACTTCAACTCGAATAACGAAATCAAACAAAACGGGTACATCAAAGGTGATATAGCGAACCGTGGCTTGAACTACGGAAGCGACATCCAAGTCGTGACCTCCAAAGGCGTCCTAACCACCCCCAAGGAAGTTGCAACCCCAGTTCCAAGCACAAACGACGTGTCTTTGATGAATCTCAACCAAGTGCCAAGTACTAACGACACGAAATTCGTCCAAGAACTCGAGAAATACCTCCTGTCTAAACCCGAAGTCCCAGTTTTGCAACCCCCTCCCCAAAGCACGAAAAAACCCGACCCAGTCCTCCCCAAAGTCCAAAACGGGACTTACTCGAATCTAGATACTTACAGCAAAGGCTCAAAGTACGACACGACGAACGTTTTCAATCGAATTTGGCACGAAAATATGGTCAAAGAAAACGGGAACGTGAAACAGTGCAAAAACTTTGACATTCCCCCGACTTCTACTAGTCAGAATTTTTACCATCACTACGACCCAGTCTCGGATTTTGATCGGCTGTCCGTTTCTGGCGTCAATTTTTATGATAATTGTCACGCAGCGGCCGATAATTTGTATAATAATACGTCGTTTTTGGGGCAACCGAGCTCGTCGCTTAGTTCCTTCAGTTCGTGCAATACTCAGACCGCCGTTTACGGATCGTATAATTCGATAAGGCAGTATAGCGAAGTTACCGATGCGGTGTATTCGGAAATTGCCGAAAATTCATACAGTCAGGTGCCTGAGGAGAGTCTCAAGCCGCATAGGCCGGCGCCACCGTCGCCCATGGTGCAGAGCATGCAGCAAATCCAGCGCAAGATACAACAAGGGCAggtaatattatttattcacCTGGATTTACAGTTTTCGCACCAACTCTCGAGTGGAGATAAAAACATAAGCATAAAAATGTACGCAGTTTTTTCagagcaatttatttatttgttttgttacaTATTTATGACCTAATCGTCCAAATACTTAGATTAAAGTGGACGACAGAGTTAAACCAAGTATGCGACAAACGTCTGGTTTCTAGAACGAGTTATCtttagataaattttatcCGTTTCATAATTTCTATAGAAACGCCAATCAGGTCATGTCTGTTTTTAGCAACTGTCCAACCGATAAAGTTTAACTGAAGATAATTCGTTCTAGAAACAGGGGGAGACAAgtataatgaaaattatttttctgtttttaactATATTTGACCCAATTTTATATCGAAAAAGAATTTGCGCCAACGgtacacttaaaaaaatcgacaTTTTTTATGGATACACTTGCACTGTGATGATACGAAGAGAATGCGactaagaaaaattattataagtttttaataaaaggtGAATATTCATTTTAGTTTGCCAATATTTGCTAGTGAGAATCGCAAAttcttaaaactttattttttatacattattTCATTCATTCTTTTGGGttgcaaaattattgtaaCGGCTTCATGCAATTTGTTATTaaagcaacaaataaaacctTGGCtgtaagtaaaagttaaactaaaattaatatccatatttaaatttttgcgtaATTTATCAAGATCGACTAAAAACTGtgaaagaataaaaaagaaaacagtACATTATTGCATTAACTGTTTTTATCACCACGTAGAAGTTGTCTGAGACTTGAATGCCGGAGCTTGTAGTTTAACTGCaactttgattttgtttaaaaaataattgttgtttaGCTGAGCGCTGACGCCGAGCGCCTTATGACGTCCGAATACCGCAATAACAAGATAAGTCAAGTCCGGGAATGCGTGCCTGATATCAGCACCAGCGACTGCTTACAAGCCTTGCAACTATGTGGGTGGGAGGTGGCCGCCACGGTGAAACACGTGAAGATCGATAAATTACTCAAGTATGACGATTGTTTGGGTTTACtttttgctgattttttttctaggcTAGGATTGGCCAGTCGTGAGCGATGCGAGGCGGCTTTACAACGTACAAACTGGAATGTCGAGTTGGCAGCGTCGGCTATTTTAGACAGTTGaatttaaataggaatcaaaTAACCGTGCCAAAGATATTATCACAGatagttaaattagttttagaTTGTTAATTAGCAACATGACATGACCGCTTGTGATAATttgaatttagttttttttaatacttccttttttttctcgtAGTGAGGTGTGCCAGTTATCGAATTAGCTTTACCTAAAAAGGGCACCTCTTGATGTTCTACAATCGGCTcgtttggtttttaataaaccaATAGGATCATTGTTCAAACTATTTATTCTAGCAAATAATCGATCTTAATTTAGTTGTTATGTATATAAATCCTcaataaactatatttttttaccgtgGATTTTGATCGGTGGGTGCAAAAGTAAAACGATCGGTTACTTCCCGATGTTTATTCTGTCTATCAGAAAGTTACAAACATCAAATTTAACTCTGAAATCAAGTCAGATCTTAGGATAACATATTTTCCATACAGTGGAAAAGTTCTCTGTAAAGAGAG
Coding sequences:
- the Ack gene encoding activated Cdc42 kinase Ack — translated: MAEDGIDLIREILVDVELSQFLLPIRDDLQITRLEHFDYVKAEDLENIGLSKPGARRLLEAVKKKRAQIRKRNLINKLIPVVANKTATLKKTDDSVTLADFTSCLIPESNITLSIKLGDGSFGVVRRGEWTSPNGRVLPVAVKILKADALSQPGVFEDFIKEVQAMHVLSHPNLIRLYGVVLSQPMMMVTELANLGSLLDYLRKQCQQTPVPMLCEYATQVATGMAYLESKRFLHRDLACRNVLLASADKIKIGDFGLMRALPQEEDCYVMTEHKKVPFPWCAPESLRSRQFSHASDTWMFGVTVWEMFTFGEDPWMGLIGSEILRKIDKEGERLHQPEACPPAVYSILLQCWLKNPTERPTFAALKEFFRKNKTPVMKAVGGQDEPNKLKIEEGDEIAIIDGSAELYWWKGQNQRTFEIGLFARCLVDPMRPKQPEDISKPLQNSFIHTGHGSAFGESWGSPSYIDDMYLRNPMEPPDVLGLHREAKPSPQLCDRTKSIKNTNSLKQKPSDKQFNYRKLTNESSIKMKPQRPPQPKLEKNREGVLIDLSPEMGLSKQSNVGSADSRSVSILDEPIDVMQEYEYPPSNAPPPYQQPPSYYNTKMLEQLTDDPFDTSRVYSPEPRQPYSEIPTTYSNNFNSNNEIKQNGYIKGDIANRGLNYGSDIQVVTSKGVLTTPKEVATPVPSTNDVSLMNLNQVPSTNDTKFVQELEKYLLSKPEVPVLQPPPQSTKKPDPVLPKVQNGTYSNLDTYSKGSKYDTTNVFNRIWHENMVKENGNVKQCKNFDIPPTSTSQNFYHHYDPVSDFDRLSVSGVNFYDNCHAAADNLYNNTSFLGQPSSSLSSFSSCNTQTAVYGSYNSIRQYSEVTDAVYSEIAENSYSQVPEESLKPHRPAPPSPMVQSMQQIQRKIQQGQLSADAERLMTSEYRNNKISQVRECVPDISTSDCLQALQLCGWEVAATVKHVKIDKLLKLGLASRERCEAALQRTNWNVELAASAILDS